The following are encoded together in the Ketobacter sp. MCCC 1A13808 genome:
- a CDS encoding acyl-CoA dehydrogenase family protein codes for MDFTLPAEIEQLRLKVRHFVESEVMPLEADKSRFDDHENLLESVVAELRRKAKAQGLWGFQLPKNRGGLDLGVVGMAALYEEAARSPFGPVAFNCAPPDDGNMIVLNKILKTEALKDRWLQPIIDGKVRSAFAMTEPDGGCGSDPGLTYTRAEKVGDKWIVNGRKWFITGAEGAQTFILIAKTSDDERKGLTAFLFDKDQPGWEIIRRIPIMGPEEHGGHCELRFDGLEIPDENRLLEVGDGLKVTQIRLGTARLTHCMRWLGLAKRCMEVAAQYVENRMSFGSTLSQHEGVQWMMGEVAKEIHIGRLLTMNAAWKLDQGDFARKEISIAKIQVADTLHKAADTAIQLCGARGYSKDTMIEWIYRYARQARLVDGASEIHKMVLSKYYLSEKDEFFKWGT; via the coding sequence ATGGATTTTACGTTACCAGCTGAAATTGAGCAGTTAAGACTGAAAGTGCGCCACTTTGTGGAAAGCGAAGTGATGCCATTGGAAGCCGATAAGTCCCGCTTTGATGACCATGAGAACCTTTTGGAATCCGTTGTTGCGGAATTACGTCGCAAAGCCAAAGCTCAGGGTTTGTGGGGGTTCCAATTGCCGAAAAACCGCGGCGGCCTGGATCTGGGTGTTGTGGGCATGGCTGCGTTGTATGAAGAAGCAGCCCGTTCACCCTTTGGTCCGGTTGCTTTTAATTGCGCGCCGCCGGACGACGGCAATATGATTGTGTTAAATAAAATTCTTAAGACCGAAGCGCTGAAAGATCGGTGGTTGCAACCCATCATCGACGGCAAAGTGCGCTCTGCTTTCGCCATGACCGAACCGGACGGCGGCTGCGGTTCTGATCCCGGCCTGACATATACGCGCGCCGAAAAAGTCGGCGACAAATGGATCGTTAATGGACGCAAATGGTTTATTACCGGAGCCGAAGGCGCACAAACGTTTATCCTGATCGCCAAAACGTCCGACGATGAGCGAAAAGGACTGACGGCCTTTTTGTTCGACAAGGACCAGCCCGGATGGGAAATCATCCGCCGGATTCCGATTATGGGTCCGGAAGAACATGGAGGTCATTGCGAATTGCGATTTGATGGTCTGGAAATTCCGGATGAAAATCGTTTGCTGGAAGTGGGGGACGGCTTGAAAGTGACCCAGATTCGCCTGGGGACTGCGCGGCTGACGCATTGTATGCGCTGGCTTGGGCTCGCGAAACGCTGTATGGAGGTCGCAGCGCAGTACGTAGAAAACCGAATGAGTTTTGGCTCCACCTTGTCGCAACATGAAGGGGTGCAGTGGATGATGGGGGAGGTGGCAAAGGAAATTCATATCGGACGGCTACTGACAATGAACGCGGCCTGGAAACTGGATCAGGGGGATTTTGCCCGCAAAGAGATATCCATCGCCAAAATTCAGGTGGCTGATACGCTACACAAAGCCGCCGATACGGCCATACAGTTGTGCGGCGCACGGGGTTATTCTAAAGACACTATGATTGAATGGATTTACCGATACGCGCGACAGGCCAGATTGGTAGACGGTGCTTCGGAAATCCATAAAATGGTGTTGTCGAAATATTACCTGTCCGAGAAAGACGAATTTTTTAAATGGGGCACGTGA
- the cmoA gene encoding carboxy-S-adenosyl-L-methionine synthase CmoA, with the protein MPSTPPKDDLFAKPLSHLVDFVFDEQVASVFPDMIRRSVPGYETVIAMLGVFASRFVTPNSRVYDLGCSQGAATLALRRHIRCAGVTLVAVDNSQAMIDRCQSNVAADLAPAPVELHCEDVQRTPIQNASLVTLNYTLQFVPLAQRDQLISDIYQGMLPGAALVLSEKIQCADSIEQARVTDWHHEFKRLNGYSDLEISQKRQAIENVLVPETLQDHQQRLQSAGFSEAYCWFQCFNFASLVAIK; encoded by the coding sequence ATGCCCAGCACCCCCCCCAAAGACGACCTGTTTGCTAAGCCGCTCTCCCACCTTGTGGATTTTGTATTCGATGAGCAGGTGGCAAGTGTATTCCCCGATATGATACGTCGTTCCGTGCCTGGTTATGAAACCGTAATCGCCATGTTGGGGGTGTTTGCCAGTCGTTTTGTTACACCAAACTCGCGTGTGTATGACCTGGGTTGTTCCCAAGGGGCTGCAACATTGGCGTTGCGCAGGCATATTCGCTGCGCCGGCGTGACTTTGGTGGCGGTGGATAACTCCCAGGCGATGATCGATCGTTGCCAAAGCAATGTTGCAGCGGATCTGGCGCCTGCCCCGGTGGAATTGCACTGTGAGGACGTTCAGCGTACACCGATCCAAAACGCCTCGCTGGTGACTTTAAACTACACTTTGCAGTTTGTGCCGTTAGCGCAACGGGATCAGCTTATCTCCGATATTTACCAAGGCATGTTGCCGGGTGCCGCCTTGGTGCTGTCTGAAAAAATACAGTGTGCAGACAGCATCGAGCAGGCGCGCGTCACGGATTGGCATCACGAATTCAAGCGTCTGAATGGCTACAGTGACCTCGAGATCAGTCAAAAGCGCCAGGCTATTGAAAATGTACTGGTCCCGGAAACGCTACAAGACCACCAGCAACGATTGCAATCCGCAGGATTTTCAGAAGCCTATTGCTGGTTTCAATGTTTTAATTTTGCTTCACTGGTGGCGATCAAATAA
- the cmoB gene encoding tRNA 5-methoxyuridine(34)/uridine 5-oxyacetic acid(34) synthase CmoB has translation MMDFSDFFRHCSDTPLAPWITPLRQNLQHYVVPDRHGDYARWQAALDQLPDLTPSSVALNQAAVSAGAAGECDAQTRQQIEQALMGLHPWRKGPFDMFGVHIDTEWHSDWKWDRVIPHIQPLKNRTILDIGCGSGYHLWRMRGEGAAMTVGVDPSLLFNMQFKAIEHFIGKHPVFHLPIGIEQLPKAMRCFDTVFSMGVLYHRRSPFDHLIELRDLLRPGGELVLETLVIDGDAGQTLVPDGRYARMGNVWFIPSVPTLIQWMHKVRFKQVRCVDVSATTTKEQRSTRWMNFQSLADFLDPDDPTKTREGYPGPLRATIVAEV, from the coding sequence ATAATGGATTTTTCCGATTTTTTCCGGCACTGCTCCGACACGCCACTGGCACCCTGGATCACCCCGTTACGGCAGAATTTGCAACATTACGTGGTGCCGGATCGACACGGGGATTATGCCCGCTGGCAAGCGGCATTGGATCAACTTCCGGATTTAACGCCTTCGTCTGTTGCATTAAACCAAGCCGCGGTCAGCGCCGGCGCAGCGGGTGAATGCGATGCTCAAACCCGCCAACAGATAGAGCAGGCATTAATGGGATTGCACCCCTGGCGAAAAGGCCCGTTCGATATGTTTGGCGTGCACATCGACACCGAGTGGCATTCCGACTGGAAATGGGATCGTGTGATTCCCCATATACAACCACTGAAAAACCGCACCATTCTGGATATTGGTTGCGGAAGTGGCTACCACCTTTGGCGTATGCGTGGTGAGGGGGCTGCAATGACGGTGGGTGTTGACCCGTCCTTATTGTTTAACATGCAGTTCAAGGCCATTGAGCACTTTATCGGGAAGCACCCGGTGTTTCATCTGCCGATCGGAATAGAGCAGTTACCCAAAGCAATGCGCTGCTTTGACACGGTGTTTTCAATGGGGGTGTTATATCACCGCCGTTCCCCGTTCGATCATTTGATTGAGCTGCGGGATTTGTTACGGCCGGGCGGTGAGCTGGTGCTGGAGACTTTGGTAATCGACGGGGATGCCGGGCAGACGCTGGTGCCGGATGGTCGTTATGCCCGGATGGGCAATGTCTGGTTCATTCCGTCGGTGCCGACATTGATTCAGTGGATGCACAAAGTCCGTTTCAAGCAAGTTCGCTGTGTGGATGTCAGTGCCACGACGACAAAGGAGCAAAGATCCACCCGCTGGATGAATTTCCAATCGCTTGCGGATTTTCTTGACCCTGATGATCCGACAAAAACACGGGAAGGCTATCCCGGTCCGTTACGGGCGACGATTGTTGCTGAAGTCTAA